From a single Streptomyces sp. NBC_00377 genomic region:
- a CDS encoding ThuA domain-containing protein produces the protein MAGPAGRLDAVLVCGGRWHDFDHARLRLLELLGEHPRVRTTVHQDYDCLDALDRADLLVTYTCDVRPRPAQRAALARFVERGGRWLALHGTNSVIEPSRSDGARIFATPRLLGPLAQVLGSQFLAHPPIEPYEVRVTRPGHPLVAGIEPFTVTDELYVCELHGELEVLLHAEYTGPCRGFAEGDTAALDDAPRPVLYLRRHGRGEVCYFTLGHCRGRYDMQDLGVDDTGQVDMGPWRTPEFLTVLRRCVQRTVDGRDRAQERAGT, from the coding sequence ATGGCGGGCCCGGCCGGCCGCCTGGACGCCGTACTCGTCTGCGGCGGCCGCTGGCACGACTTCGACCATGCGCGGCTGCGGCTGCTGGAACTGCTCGGTGAGCATCCGCGGGTCCGCACCACCGTGCACCAGGACTACGACTGCCTGGACGCACTCGACCGGGCCGACCTGCTGGTCACCTACACCTGCGACGTCCGGCCGCGCCCGGCCCAGCGGGCCGCGCTGGCCCGCTTCGTCGAGCGGGGCGGACGCTGGCTCGCCCTGCACGGCACCAACTCGGTGATCGAGCCGTCGAGGAGTGACGGGGCGCGGATCTTCGCGACACCACGGCTCCTCGGGCCGCTGGCACAGGTGCTCGGCAGCCAGTTCCTGGCCCACCCGCCGATCGAGCCGTACGAGGTCCGCGTCACCCGGCCCGGTCATCCGCTGGTCGCCGGGATCGAACCGTTCACGGTCACCGACGAGCTGTACGTGTGCGAGCTGCACGGAGAGCTCGAGGTGCTGCTGCACGCCGAGTACACGGGCCCGTGCCGCGGTTTCGCGGAGGGCGACACGGCCGCCCTCGACGACGCACCCCGCCCCGTGCTGTACCTCAGGCGGCACGGTCGGGGCGAGGTCTGCTACTTCACCCTCGGCCACTGCCGCGGCCGTTACGACATGCAGGACCTCGGCGTGGACGACACCGGCCAGGTCGACATGGGGCCATGGCGGACCCCGGAGTTCCTGACGGTCCTTCGGCGGTGCGTGCAGCGCACGGTGGACGGTCGGGACCGGGCACAGGAGCGGGCCGGCACCTGA
- a CDS encoding sugar ABC transporter ATP-binding protein has product MHADTSTGTTEPAFPVRGAAGTDRPVLRVSALSKRFGATQALEDVDLDIAHGEIHALIGPNGSGKSTLIKILAGYHHAEPGAVAELDGEPFGLGHVTGSRHARLRFVHQELGLVNELNATDNLALSRGFARTALGNIRWPEMERRTTALVERFGLGIDVRRPLSSATPVQRAVVAIAAALQGWEGRRGVLVLDEPTAVLPPGEVARLFDIVREIRDAGASVLYVSHRMDEIFALADRVTVIRGGRRIATRAVAGLTPRSLAELMAGEETETEHRPRPPSGPATPVLEVRDLWAGSLRGVGFTLARGERLGVTGLVGSGHEVLPYAVCGAYGGPVRGQVRVPEHSRRWTDVKDARELGVPLVPADRAAEGVIGDFSVGENLTLPLLDRLRARGGRLQRRRESSLAADWIRRVGVRTAGPGARITTLSGGNQQKVVMARCLAQQPAVLVLCEPTAGVDIATRLQLYDLIERQAVGGMGVIVSSSDTEDLLALCTRVLVVRDGRIVREINGREITEPALVHAMEGTE; this is encoded by the coding sequence GTGCACGCTGACACGTCAACGGGGACGACCGAGCCGGCCTTTCCGGTGCGCGGGGCGGCCGGGACCGACCGTCCCGTCCTGCGGGTGTCCGCGCTGTCGAAGCGGTTCGGCGCGACCCAGGCGCTCGAGGACGTCGACCTCGACATCGCCCACGGCGAGATCCACGCCCTCATCGGGCCCAACGGATCCGGCAAGTCCACCCTCATCAAGATCCTCGCCGGGTACCACCACGCCGAGCCCGGAGCGGTAGCCGAACTCGACGGCGAACCCTTCGGCCTGGGGCACGTCACCGGCTCCCGGCACGCCCGGCTCCGCTTCGTCCACCAGGAGCTGGGGCTGGTGAACGAGCTGAACGCCACCGACAACCTCGCGCTCAGCCGAGGCTTCGCCCGCACCGCCCTCGGCAACATCCGCTGGCCGGAGATGGAACGGCGGACGACCGCCCTGGTCGAACGGTTCGGTCTCGGCATCGACGTACGCCGTCCCCTCTCGTCGGCCACTCCCGTCCAGCGGGCGGTGGTCGCCATCGCCGCCGCACTACAGGGCTGGGAGGGCCGGCGCGGGGTGCTCGTGCTCGACGAGCCGACCGCCGTGCTGCCGCCCGGGGAGGTGGCCCGGCTGTTCGACATCGTGCGGGAGATCCGCGACGCCGGCGCCAGCGTCCTGTATGTCTCGCACCGCATGGACGAGATCTTCGCGCTGGCCGACCGGGTCACCGTGATCCGCGGCGGACGCCGGATCGCCACCCGAGCGGTCGCCGGGCTCACCCCGCGCTCGCTCGCCGAACTGATGGCGGGTGAGGAGACGGAGACCGAGCACCGGCCGCGGCCGCCCTCCGGTCCCGCCACGCCCGTTCTGGAGGTCCGTGACCTGTGGGCCGGCTCGCTGCGCGGAGTCGGTTTCACGCTGGCCCGGGGCGAGCGGCTGGGCGTCACCGGCCTCGTCGGCTCCGGCCACGAGGTGCTGCCCTACGCGGTGTGCGGGGCCTACGGCGGTCCGGTGCGCGGCCAGGTGCGGGTGCCGGAGCACTCCCGGCGATGGACCGACGTGAAGGACGCGCGTGAGCTGGGCGTTCCCCTGGTCCCCGCGGACCGGGCCGCCGAGGGGGTGATCGGCGACTTCTCCGTCGGCGAGAACCTGACCCTCCCCCTGCTCGACCGGCTCCGGGCACGGGGCGGACGTCTTCAGCGGCGCCGCGAGTCCTCTCTCGCCGCGGACTGGATCCGACGGGTGGGGGTGCGCACGGCCGGGCCCGGGGCCCGGATCACCACCCTGAGCGGCGGCAACCAGCAGAAGGTCGTCATGGCCCGCTGCCTGGCCCAGCAGCCTGCGGTGCTGGTGCTGTGCGAACCCACCGCGGGCGTCGACATCGCCACCCGCCTCCAGCTGTACGACCTGATCGAGCGTCAGGCCGTCGGCGGTATGGGCGTGATCGTGTCCTCCTCCGACACGGAGGACCTGCTCGCGCTCTGCACCCGCGTCCTGGTGGTACGCGACGGCCGGATCGTACGGGAGATCAACGGCCGGGAGATCACCGAACCCGCGCTGGTCCACGCCATGGAAGGAACCGAGTGA
- a CDS encoding ABC transporter permease — protein MTSTPTRAARLRPTGPDGPAATAVGTPGALGRRAVAALSFRNIGAVYVWLLIAVIFSVWAPDTFPTVITVKQVLNGNAVAGLVALSVVLPLAARVFDLSVAYTMSLTSVLTAHFLVSTGLGPTAAITLAMTAALLVGVVNAVVVVVLRVDSFIATLATGALIQSLITMVTNDSSITGVQLLAKPFADIAQLDAGGITLPVLYLLLAALAIWFLLEHTATGRRLYATGFNADAARLQGVRTDRLRCLTLVVSALLSGFAGVVFASSVGSGSPTAGTPYLLSAYAAAFVGATQLRAGRFNAWGTVIAVLLLGTGITGLGLATSAQWAASLFTGSVLIVALVLTGGRIALPAVLRRRTGARSDTTADKEIRG, from the coding sequence ATGACATCCACCCCGACCCGGGCCGCACGGCTCCGGCCGACCGGCCCCGACGGACCCGCGGCCACCGCCGTGGGGACGCCCGGCGCGCTCGGCCGGCGGGCGGTGGCCGCCCTGTCGTTCCGCAACATCGGCGCCGTCTACGTGTGGCTGCTGATCGCCGTGATCTTCTCCGTGTGGGCGCCGGACACCTTCCCGACCGTCATCACGGTCAAGCAGGTACTGAACGGCAACGCCGTGGCCGGGCTGGTGGCGCTCAGCGTCGTACTGCCGCTGGCCGCCCGTGTCTTCGACCTGTCGGTCGCCTACACCATGTCCCTCACGAGTGTGCTGACCGCCCACTTCCTGGTCTCCACGGGTCTCGGCCCCACCGCCGCGATCACCCTGGCGATGACCGCGGCCCTGCTGGTCGGAGTGGTCAACGCCGTCGTGGTGGTGGTGCTGCGGGTCGACTCGTTCATCGCCACCCTGGCCACCGGTGCGCTGATCCAGTCCCTGATCACCATGGTCACCAACGACAGTTCGATCACCGGTGTGCAACTGCTCGCCAAGCCGTTCGCGGACATCGCCCAGCTGGACGCGGGCGGCATCACCCTGCCGGTGCTGTACCTGCTGCTCGCCGCCCTCGCCATCTGGTTCCTGCTGGAACACACCGCCACGGGGCGCCGGTTGTACGCGACCGGCTTCAACGCCGACGCGGCCCGGCTCCAGGGCGTGCGCACCGACCGGCTGCGCTGTCTGACGCTGGTGGTGTCCGCGCTGCTCTCCGGTTTCGCCGGCGTCGTCTTCGCGTCCTCGGTGGGATCCGGATCGCCCACCGCGGGCACCCCGTACCTGCTCTCGGCCTACGCGGCGGCCTTCGTCGGCGCGACGCAGCTGCGCGCGGGCCGTTTCAACGCCTGGGGCACGGTCATCGCGGTCCTTCTGCTGGGCACCGGCATCACGGGGCTCGGGCTCGCCACCAGCGCGCAGTGGGCCGCGAGCCTGTTCACCGGTTCGGTCCTCATCGTGGCGCTCGTTCTCACCGGAGGGCGGATCGCGCTGCCCGCCGTGCTGCGCCGCCGCACGGGGGCCCGGTCCGACACCACCGCCGACAAGGAGATCCGGGGATGA
- a CDS encoding SDR family NAD(P)-dependent oxidoreductase, with protein MDLGLTGAKALVTGASRGIGRAVAVTLAAEGCALALCARGEEDLAKAAAELRAEGATVFAEAVDVTDPAALAGFVERAAGELGGLDLLVSNVSAGNVKGPESWEASLRGDLIPFAGLVEAALPHLDASDRAAVVAIGTTNASDTARPAGANSYSALKAAVVQHASALAHALAPRGIRVNTVSPGPIDFPGGAWETIRTSRPEVYEEVLAKLPVGRYGTAEDVAAAVAFLLGRTGSFCVGVNLVVDGGLLTRVQY; from the coding sequence GGCGCTGGTGACCGGCGCGAGCCGGGGCATCGGGCGCGCCGTCGCCGTAACGCTGGCGGCGGAGGGCTGCGCGCTGGCCCTGTGCGCCAGAGGTGAGGAAGACCTGGCCAAGGCGGCCGCCGAACTGCGGGCTGAGGGGGCGACCGTCTTCGCGGAAGCGGTCGACGTCACCGACCCCGCGGCGCTCGCGGGCTTCGTGGAGCGGGCGGCCGGTGAACTGGGCGGCCTCGACCTGCTGGTGTCCAACGTGTCGGCGGGCAACGTGAAGGGCCCCGAGTCCTGGGAGGCCAGCCTGCGCGGAGACCTGATCCCCTTCGCGGGACTCGTCGAGGCGGCCCTTCCGCACCTGGACGCCTCCGACCGGGCAGCCGTCGTGGCCATCGGCACCACCAACGCCTCCGACACGGCGCGCCCGGCCGGCGCGAACTCCTACTCCGCGCTCAAGGCGGCCGTCGTCCAGCACGCCTCGGCCCTCGCGCACGCCCTCGCGCCCCGGGGCATCCGCGTGAACACCGTCTCGCCCGGCCCGATCGACTTCCCCGGCGGCGCCTGGGAGACCATCCGCACCAGCCGCCCGGAGGTGTACGAGGAGGTGCTCGCCAAGCTGCCGGTCGGCCGCTACGGCACCGCCGAGGACGTGGCCGCGGCAGTGGCGTTCCTGCTCGGGCGGACCGGCTCCTTCTGCGTCGGGGTCAACCTCGTGGTGGACGGCGGGCTGCTCACCCGCGTCCAGTACTGA
- a CDS encoding NAD(P)-dependent alcohol dehydrogenase — MRAVQYRRVGHAPEVVEVPVPEPGPGQVLLKVTAAGICHSDLAVMGWPEEVFPYPLPLALGHEGVGTVAAVGVGVTGVAEGEAVAVYGPWGCGRCPKCAEGKENCCPHAAGLGIMPPGLGSPGALAEYMLVDSPRHLVPLHGVDPVQAAPLTDAGLTPYHAIRRSLPKLLPGSTAVVIGVGGLGHLAVQLLRALTPARVVALDVSEEKLELAGKVGAHETLLSDGEAVARLRRLTGGTGAEVVLDFVGAEATLAIAAGSVAVEGDVTVVGLGGGTLAVGFGGGLPFEVSAAFPYWGSRPELMDVLELARQGLVSAHVETFTLEQAPAAYERLHAGDIRGRAVVLPHG, encoded by the coding sequence ATGAGGGCCGTTCAGTACCGCAGGGTGGGGCACGCTCCCGAGGTCGTGGAGGTGCCGGTGCCCGAACCCGGCCCGGGTCAGGTGCTGCTGAAGGTGACGGCGGCGGGGATCTGCCACTCGGACCTGGCGGTGATGGGCTGGCCGGAGGAGGTGTTCCCCTATCCGCTGCCGCTGGCGCTCGGTCACGAGGGGGTCGGGACGGTTGCGGCGGTCGGCGTCGGTGTCACCGGCGTGGCGGAGGGTGAGGCGGTGGCGGTGTACGGCCCGTGGGGCTGCGGGCGCTGCCCCAAGTGCGCCGAGGGCAAGGAGAACTGCTGTCCGCACGCCGCCGGGCTCGGCATCATGCCGCCGGGACTCGGCTCCCCCGGCGCGCTCGCGGAGTACATGCTGGTCGACTCGCCCCGTCATCTGGTGCCGCTGCACGGGGTCGACCCCGTGCAGGCCGCGCCGCTCACCGACGCGGGACTGACTCCGTATCACGCGATCCGCAGGTCGCTGCCCAAGCTGCTGCCCGGCAGCACGGCGGTGGTGATCGGCGTCGGCGGTCTGGGGCATCTCGCCGTGCAGCTGTTGCGCGCGCTGACCCCGGCCCGGGTGGTCGCCCTCGACGTGAGCGAGGAGAAGCTGGAGCTGGCCGGCAAGGTCGGCGCCCACGAGACGCTGCTGTCGGACGGCGAGGCCGTGGCGCGGCTGCGGCGCCTCACCGGCGGGACGGGAGCGGAGGTCGTCCTGGACTTCGTCGGGGCCGAGGCGACCCTGGCGATCGCCGCCGGGTCGGTGGCGGTCGAGGGCGATGTCACCGTCGTGGGCCTCGGCGGGGGCACCCTGGCCGTCGGTTTCGGGGGCGGGCTGCCGTTCGAGGTGTCCGCCGCCTTTCCTTACTGGGGCAGCCGGCCGGAGCTCATGGACGTGCTCGAACTGGCGCGGCAGGGGCTCGTGTCGGCCCACGTCGAGACTTTCACCCTGGAGCAGGCGCCCGCGGCGTACGAGCGTCTGCACGCCGGTGACATCCGCGGTCGCGCGGTGGTACTGCCACACGGCTGA